From Bacillus sp. FSL K6-3431, the proteins below share one genomic window:
- a CDS encoding histidine phosphatase family protein, translated as MKVEIDNRLSERVLSSKSFPDWLNKFYATINDMELKHVGGESSKEAMNRIVKVVENIVASNANNTIIVTHGNIMSLLLNYYDKNFGLEKWKCLSNPDVFLLRILRNDFHIQRLWKDNH; from the coding sequence TTGAAAGTAGAGATTGATAACCGATTATCAGAGCGCGTGCTTAGTTCAAAGTCCTTTCCAGATTGGTTGAACAAATTTTATGCGACAATCAATGATATGGAGTTAAAGCATGTGGGTGGAGAATCGAGTAAAGAAGCGATGAATCGGATCGTAAAAGTTGTAGAAAATATAGTAGCAAGCAATGCCAACAATACAATTATTGTTACACATGGAAATATTATGTCCTTATTATTGAATTACTATGATAAGAACTTTGGCCTTGAAAAATGGAAATGTTTAAGTAATCCTGATGTGTTTCTTTTGCGTATTTTACGAAATGATTTCCATATCCAGCGTCTATGGAAGGATAATCATTAA